The DNA region CCCGTCGCCGCTCGCCTCGACCCGCGGCATGTCCCGGGTGTCGACCGCGCCGCGCTCCTGGTACTGTTCGACCTCCGCGGTGACGGCGGCGACGGCGTCCTCCGGCGGGACGGCGTTGAGAAAGCCGACCTCGCCGAGGTTGACGCCCATGATCGGCGTCGCCCCGGCGGCGCGGGCGGCGAACAGGAAGGTCCCGTCGCCGCCGATGCTCACCACCAGGTCGCAGTCGGCCAGTTCGTCGACCGGGACGCCCAGCTGCGCCGGGTCCGGGTGGTCGCTCGGCCACGCCGCGGGGTCGTCCGCGGACTCCTCGTCGACCGCGACGGTCACGCCCATGTCGACCAGCCGCTCGTACAGGTCGGCCACGATGCCCGCGGCGCGGCGGTTGCCCCGCTGGCCGACGATTCCGACTCGCATTGGCGTCCGCTTCGCGTTCCTCCCCAATAAACGACCCCGTCGGCGTCCGGCGACCGCCGGGGCCGGCGACGCTCTCGTCTCGCCCCCGTCCCCGTTCTACGCCCCCGTGCCCGCTCGAATCAACTCCGATAGCCGGCGGGCAAGTTTAATGCCGGGGGAGACGCACCTTCGCCCATGAGTACCCCGGAATCCGGGGAGGCGAACGGATGAGCGACGACGCGGACGACGACTGGTTCGAGGACGCGCTCCGCGACGACGAGGCCGAGGAGACGGACGACTCCGCCGCGGACTCCGAGAGCGGTAACGAGGACGACGCGTTCGACGACTGGAGCGGCGACGACCCGGACGACCGCGAACCCTTCGACGAACCGGGCGACGACGGGGCGTTCGCCGATTCGAGCGATGGCGCGGAACCCGGTAGTGGGACCGACGCGGACACCCGCGGGGACACTGGCGGTGGGAGCCCGTTCGGCGACACCGGGACAGGCGACGAGAGCCCGTTCGGTGACACCGGGAACAGCGGTGGAAGCGCGTTCGGCGACGTGGGGACCGGCGGCGAGAGCGCGTTCGGGGACGCCGGGAGCGGCGACGGCGGTGGCTTCGGCGGCGGCGACGGCGGCGGGCTCTTCGACGACGACTTCGCCGACGCCATGGGCGGCGTGGGCGGCGGCGACGCCGACTTCGAGGACGAGGACTTCGAGTCGGACATCCCCCGCCTCGACCTGGGTATCGAGGGGCTCGACAACATGGTCCAGGGCGGGATCCCGCTGCGCCACCTCATGGTCATCGTCGGCGGCGCCGGCACCGGCAAGACCACCTTCGGCCTCCAGTTCCTCCAGCACGGGCTGGAGAAGGACGACACCGACCGCGGCGTCTTCATCACCCTCGAACAGACCCACGAGGACATCATGGCCACCGCCCGCGAGCGGGGCTGGGAGTTCGAGCGCCACGAGGCGGAGGGCAACCTCGCGGTCGTCGACCTCGACCCCGTCGAGATGGCCAACAGCCTCGACAACATCCGCGGCGAGCTCCCCGAGCTCATCGAGGATTTCGGCGCCGACCGGTTCGTCCTCGACTCCGTCTCGCTGCTGGAGATGATGTACGACGACGTCTCCCGCCGGCGCACCGAGGTCTTCGACTTCACCCAGAGCCTGAAGGAGGCCGGCGTCACGACCGTCCTCACCAGCGAGGCCAACGAGGACAACCCCTACGCCTCCCGCCACGGCATCATCGAATATCTCACCGACGCCGTCTTCCTGCTGCGATACGTCCGCTCGGAGACCCAGGAGACCCGCCTCGCCGTCGAGATCCAGAAGATACGCAACGCCAACCACTCCCGGGAGACCAAACCCTACGAGATCACCATGGACGGCATCTCGGTGTACGAGCAGGCCAATATCTTCTGACCATCTTTTTCGCGGAGGGGCGGATATCCCGCTTGGTTCGGGAGCGCTTCGCTCTCTCGTCGCTGAGCGAATCGAAGATTTCCGGTGACAGCGACCGCGAGCGCGCCGAGGGCGTTCAACGGCTGCCATCGAGTGGGCCGCGCTCACTCGGCTCCTCTCCGCGACAGACCGATCAGATCAACCCAAGCAACGAGCCACTCGAACCGGGCGGCGTCGCGGCGCCGCGCGCCGGCATAAAGAGTTTAGGCGGAGAGTGTCGAATCGGGGGCCATGACCGAGTACACCGTGGAGTTCGCGGGGACCGGCGAGCAGATCACGGTCTCCGACAAGGAGA from Halosimplex halophilum includes:
- a CDS encoding KaiC domain-containing protein, encoding MSDDADDDWFEDALRDDEAEETDDSAADSESGNEDDAFDDWSGDDPDDREPFDEPGDDGAFADSSDGAEPGSGTDADTRGDTGGGSPFGDTGTGDESPFGDTGNSGGSAFGDVGTGGESAFGDAGSGDGGGFGGGDGGGLFDDDFADAMGGVGGGDADFEDEDFESDIPRLDLGIEGLDNMVQGGIPLRHLMVIVGGAGTGKTTFGLQFLQHGLEKDDTDRGVFITLEQTHEDIMATARERGWEFERHEAEGNLAVVDLDPVEMANSLDNIRGELPELIEDFGADRFVLDSVSLLEMMYDDVSRRRTEVFDFTQSLKEAGVTTVLTSEANEDNPYASRHGIIEYLTDAVFLLRYVRSETQETRLAVEIQKIRNANHSRETKPYEITMDGISVYEQANIF